A stretch of Cucumis sativus cultivar 9930 chromosome 2, Cucumber_9930_V3, whole genome shotgun sequence DNA encodes these proteins:
- the LOC101213601 gene encoding WAT1-related protein At4g30420 translates to MGFVEEYLPAMAMFGLQVTYAIMALLSRAALLKGMSPRVFVVYRQAVATLFIAPIAYFSRSKSRRVSLNLRSFSLIFLASLVGVTMNQNVYFEGVFLVSSSMATAMTNLIPAVTFVIATIVGMENLKMGSLRSMAKIGGTVVCVSGAMCMALLRGPKLLNSTQDFGLKSTIFGVEIGGQTAWLLGSLCLFCSCCCWSIWLILQVPASASYPDNLSLSAWMCLMGTIQSIILTLLVEPINLQTWKIHSTIELICYLFSGIVGSGVAFFVQAWCVSKRGPVFSAMFNPLCTIVTTILAAIVLHEEIFTGSLLGGVAVIIGLYIVLWGKAKDYAKVGAKLEKPSLDQKEEVCESLERSTDQIDLEEPLLSKE, encoded by the exons ATGGGTTTTGTTGAAGAATACTTGCCAGCAATGGCTATGTTTGGGCTTCAAGTGACTTATGCCATAATGGCTCTTCTCTCTAGGGCTGCCCTTTTGAAGGGCATGAGTCCTAgagtttttgttgtttatagGCAGGCCGTTGCCACTCTCTTTATCGCACCCATTGCTTATTTTTCCAG GTCGAAATCTAGGAGGGTCTCTTTGAACTTGAGGAGCTTTTCTCTTATCTTCCTTGCTTCTCTTGTCGG TGTAACGATGAACCAAAACGTTTACTTTGAGGGAGTTTTTTTAGTTAGCTCGTCAATGGCGACGGCAATGACTAATTTGATTCCGGCGGTGACGTTTGTAATAGCAACAATTGTTGG GATGGAGAATTTGAAGATGGGAAGCTTGAGGAGCATGGCAAAGATTGGAGGGACAGTGGTTTGTGTGAGTGGAGCCATGTGCATGGCTCTTCTAAGAGGACCAAAGCTTCTCAATTCAACACAAGATTTTGGGTTGAAATCTACAATATTTGGTGTGGAAATTGGAGGCCAAACTGCTTGGTTATTGGGTTCCTTGTGTCTCTTTTGCAGTTGCTGTTGCTGGTcaatttggttgattttgcAG GTACCAGCTTCAGCTAGCTATCCAGACAACTTATCTTTATCGGCATGGATGTGTTTGATGGGTACCATTCAATCCATCATTCTTACTCTATTGGTTGAACCAATCAATCTACAAACTTGGAAAATACATTCAACTATTGAACTTATTTGTTATCTTTTCTCC GGAATTGTTGGGTCAGGTGTTGCCTTCTTTGTTCAAGCTTGGTGTGTTTCAAAGAGAGGACCTGTCTTCTCAGCAATGTTCAACCCTCTCTGCACCATTGTTACAACCATTTTGGCTGCCATTGTTCTTCATGAGGAAATATTTACTGGAAG CTTGTTGGGGGGTGTGGCTGTGATTATTGGATTGTACATTGTTCTTTGGGGAAAAGCGAAAGATTATGCGAAGGTTGGAGCCAAATTAGAAAAGCCAAGTCTTGATCAAAAAGAAGAGGTCTGTGAATCACTTGAGAGAAGCACTGATCAAATTGATTTGGAGGAACCACTTTTGTCTAAAGAATAA